The Fulvia fulva chromosome 1, complete sequence region TGCTGTTTCCTTCGCTGCTGTCCTCTCCGCGTTGCAGCTCTCGCTCGTACTGCCTCCTCCGCTCCTCTTCTCGCATTCGTCGTCTATCGCTTTCTAGCATGCCTGCATTCTCATCCTCATCCTCATCCTCCTCTAGTAGCTCTCCGTCCGCAGTGTCATGGTCTGGAGGTGAAATCCATTCTCTGGGAACAACGCAAGGTAGCGCAAGGCCGATGCTTGCCGCGCGATTGAGCCAGGCAGGTGCAGGTTTCGAAGTGAGCTTCTCGCAAAGTACGGATGTGAAGTGGTTACAGTTGTGGGTGAGGAGGTTGTAGGAAGGCCCCAGGAACTCATTAGACACTTCTCTTATGATGTCGTTGATCTCACGTTCTGTGTGGAATGTGAAGCCTTGGAGAATGTCAACACGAAAGGTTCCTCCCGGTGGTTCATAGCGTGGTTTAGTCCAGTACACTCCCGTTACGCCTCGTTTGTTATGCCCGCCATATGCGTATTCCTTGTTGTTTATGACAACTCCGCTGTGGAGGAGGCTACCGCCTATTGTCCAGAGGATCGATGAGAGTCTACCCGACTGGCGCGTTAGTTAGTGTGTATAAAGACCATGTTGTCGGCTTGTATCGACATACTGGAAGTAGATCGTATACGTTGATGATGATCTCGGTCTTCTGGAGAGCCGTTGAGGAGCGACCTGTGATGGAGGATGACTTGCGCGTGCGATTTGGCTTGCTACCGGAAGCTGAGGGCATGTCGGTAGTGATGTCTTTAGATTTTTGACATTGGACAGAAGAGTTCGCAGTGCCGTGGTGTCCTGTGAGATGTGTCTGTAGAAAAGGCGAAGGTGAGTAGTGTAGGCAACGGGCACACGATCTGAAGCTCAAGGTGAACCCCACGTGTTTGATCTCCACTTCAGGTTTGATCCGATGGACGGAAAGCTTCTTGAGTCAGGAACGTCTGCACGTGGTCTGTTCGTGGTCGCGTGCAATGAAGATCGATACTGCCCTGTACAGACATCAATGCCACATGCACTATCTACTTCGTTCTTGAGTCCCAGTACCTGTCTCCCATTACTTCGCCGATACGATGCGACCGCAGTGCTTTCAGCCTGGGGTGTTCACCGGGCTGGACGCCCGTCGGTCTAAGCAAAGTGTTGCTCATGACCGCCAGAATTTGACCGTCGAGCTCGGGCGCCTTTTGAAGTCTCGCCTGGTGAAGCCTGCTCGGGGCAGGCTATTGTCTCTGTATCCAGTCTCCTGCTGGTGGGTATCCATCACGACAGCGACGGGCAATCTTCAGCGCGGCTGTTTAGCAGCAAGCAACGCTTTCGGTTGAGCTGCGAGAAAATGGTCTTCCTAGGAATGACCTCTGTAATCATGCAGTCTCTTCGTCAACTTCACGTGCCGTTCATCGCCGTGTCTTCCCCTGCTGCAGCTTCTTCCCCAGCCCACCACAAGGTAGGGCCCAGCCCAGCATGCATCATACTCCCTCGAATGAGGTAGGGCGCCATGCGCCTGGCGTTCTCTTCTTCCTCATCATTCGCATACGTTTGCGATCTCAATGCATCCGGCGATACGTCGGTCCACATCTCCTCTTCCACTCGAACCATGCATGTCTCTGCAATATCGAAGTAGAACTCGTTGGACCCTCCCTCGCCATCGTCGGTCCTCCAGATGTAAGCCCACGTCCCGCTGTCGTCCTGCCTCCAGTCCGTGTCCTCGAACATGAACCCCAGGGGCACGTGTATGTCTTCGAAAAAGTCTGCCGAGAGAGTAATGCCACTGATGTCCGCCTTGGTAATCGTGGCCCGGATGATTTCGCCTCGGAAGGGTCGGAACACAATAAGTCGGAAGTCCACGTTGACATTGACAATTCCAGTTCCGTGTCCGATGAGGCCCTCAGATGCTGATATGAGTGAGTGGAGGCCAACGCAGAGCCCGACCTTGTGTATGACCTTGTCCGCATATTTGGCATTTATGAAATCTTCGATAGAGCGCATGCTTGGCTTCGAGAAATCAGTGGGCTGGATTTGCACCACATCGGCCAAGGTGACCTGCATGTGCGTCAGACCAGCAGTTGCGTCGTCAATTTTAGTTGCTTACAGACCAATGTGTACATATTAGATTCGCGATTACGGCGCTTCTGGTTTTGCTAGAGAATGTCGGGTGTGCAGGCGATTTCTTTGGATCGAGGGGTGCGGCGACTCATTGCGGTGGGCTCACTGTACCGTCCATATGGTGATGAAGAACGTGAAGACTCGACTTCAACGTTGTGGTCGAATCGTGCTGCTCCTGATCCTGGTCTAGTCAGCTTGAGGAAGAAAAGCACAACTTGGGAGGACTGGAGCTTCATTGGCCAAACGGGGCGGGGCGGAGGAAAGTCCGCGCTCCTTGGAAGTTCGCTTCTTCTTCATCACCTCTTCACATGCCATTTTCACAAAGCATCAATCAAGACAATCTCAAGTTGGCATGAGCATCAGCCTGCTCGTCCATTGAAATATGAGTGGATTTCAGTTCCCGCCACCGCCGCCACCTCCTCCCAAACCCGCCGCTCCTTCCACCAACGTCAACACCAATTTTCATGGGAGTGAAGGCCGTGGACGGGGGCGAGGTAGAGGTCGGGGACGTGGTGGTCAGAGTCGCGGTAGTGGTGGCGGTCCTGTGCAACAGCGAGACCAGAGTCAACGGCACGGTGCACATCAGCTTATGAACGACACCTCATCGCAACATGGCACTCACAGTTCTGTCCCTGGCTACGCCGCCAAGGGCAACCAGGCCGAGCAACTTTCATCTGCCATGGCACCAGGCTTGCCTCCTGGGTCATACATAAATCCTGCGTTCCAGCAACGTTTGTATGCTAGTTCTACTAATGTGTACTCTGACTACTTGTCCCATCATGCGCAGCCTCCTGCTCAACAAGCGTCTGGCTACCCTCCACGAGATGCTGTGGGCCACAAGCGCAAACTCGATGCCCTTCGCGGATCGTCGCCTCAAGAGAAAAAGTCGAAGCCTCCAACAGCTCCAAGCGTACCAAGCTTTGGCGCTGCCCTTCAGCCACCAGGAATGAAGAGACCCGATCCTCGAATAACAGACTCTGTTGCCAAGCGACCAGCGAACGTACTTGGCCTCACGCCGCAGGAAGGTCAGTTACAGTACTCTTCGGATAGTGAGGTCGAGGAGGACGGCATTGACGAAGAAGCCATGTTTGCCGAGCTTGGCTCAAATCTGACGTTTGAGCACAATGGAACAGTCCTGTCACTCAGAAATGCAGCAGATCTCTCTGCTTGGAAAGCTGAACGGGCACGGAACTTCCCTACCAAGGCTCGCATGGCTGCAAAGCTGCAACAGAAACGCCAGCTTGGCGAAGAGCGACAGAGGCTACTCACAGAGGCGAGTGAAGTCATACGATCCATCAGGGCCCAGAGACTTCAAGCACGAACTGGATCGTCTGCTAAAGTCCACAATGCCGAGTCAAAAGCGCCACAGGGCGAAACATCTGTCAGTCACGACACCAGAAGTCAAAGGAAGCCCGAGATTCTGCGCTCAAGCTCCGTGGATAGGACCTCGACTCTTACCACGACACAGCATATTGACGACTCGGTCGCGCAGCATAAAGTTTCAGCAAATCTACTCGACGAGGCGTCGGCTACTGGTCCAGTAGGCCAAGCGGGCAAAGAGACGCTAGTGTTTCCTGACACTGGTGTTCTTGCCGCTCAGAAGACCGCATTCGATAAGCGCGCGAACGAGGAGGAGAAGATCGAGGACTCGGACAAAGCGTCCGTTGTGTCGGATGACTCGTCGAGCGTTTCCTCCGACTCTTCATCAAGCGAAGACACTGACAATGACGGACCGCCCGAGGAAGCAACATCGAAAGTGGCAACAGTAACGCGAGGTGTGGTGTGTCGATACTTTCTTGCCAGTGGCAACTGTAGAGATGGAAACTTGTGCAGGTATAAGCATGAATTGCCTGCTGGCTACAAGCAGCGGCAAATCAATGCCGCGCCGCAACAACAGGAACGAGATCCGTACAGGCCACGACTTGACGACGTGCCCACTGCTCGAAAAACAATCCACGACCGCCTGCTCGAGCAGGAGCAGACTAAGGAGGAAGAGCTGGTACTGCAGGTGATCAAGTATCTGGGGAAAGTCGGCTTGTTTGCGAAGAAGCAGTGATGGACTTCGTGGCTCGCGCTTCCTCTCCAGAGTGTATATCATGTCTAGACGTTGGAAGGAGTGGTCTCCCTTCAAGCCCCACATACTACGAGGCTTATCGGGATGGAGGCTGGCGGTCTACTTGCCCCATAACGATACACAGAGAACACACTACACGTACTTTACCAGTCAGTAGACTCGTGCATGCGACCCGTCTGAAAGTGCCGTCAGCTTAGCAACGGACCTCGTGGTCTAGATGCGATCTTCACGGGCATACGTCGGTCCAAAGCTATTCTCTTTCTCGAAGTCGACACACGGCATTCCAATAAGGGTCCTCAACCGCTACTGCTGTAATGTATTGGACCGTATCTGTGCATCTCTCGGGACCTCGACTGAAACTTTTGAAGGGTTCCTCGTCTCTGAGAAGCATGGAATTGGACATCGGTCTCGGTACTTGACAGCTATTCGGCCTTAATGAAGCCGGCAGTAGCGCGGATGACTTCAAGACGCACTACTTAAGTCGTACCAGAATCCCTGCCTGCTAAAACACCTCGGTCGAGCTTGGTCGATCTTTTGATATTTCTCCTTGCGGAACTTTCGACGACAGATCTATTTCGACCAGGAACTGCAGGGGCCGAGACGGGACTGTGGAAACCGCCAGCAATTGCCTTGCGATACTGCACTGCACTTGACATCGCAACACCATCGTCAGCCGCGATGGCTCTTAACCAAGAAGACAGCAGGATAATGGAAGCAGAGCGCGAACCCAGCCCAGAAAGATTCGAAGTATATGCGGGAAGATCGAACACCGGGACACAAGATGTCATGAGTCCACGCGAAAAGGTTGAGCGACGGGAGACACTGTCACGGCATCTTACGGGAGCCAGTATCTCCAGCTCCGGCTCATCTTCATCGGGCCAGACCATAGAGAGAGAGGAGATGGGCGTTTCGAGAATGGCGACTCAGCCCGATCTGGAGAGACATCCTACGGCGCTGAGTCGAATACAGACTGGCCGTAGCCAGCATAGCGCGACCGTGGGTGCGAGTCTCAAGAGTCGTACCGTGACCTGACAGAGCAAGGTGCCATTGCCTGGCTCCGGAGCTGGAAAGCCATATCCGCCTGCATTGCCGGATCGAGAGGAATATGTCGTGGAGTTCGATGGACCGGACGATCCAATGCATGCGCAGAATTGGCCGTTAAAGAAGAAGCTACCGGTCGCAATCGTGCCCGATTTCGTCACGTTGACGGCTGCGTTCGGGTCTTCCATCTTCTCGACAGCGACCACTGCAATCTCACAGCAATTTGGCTTCTCAAGGGAATTTGGCATCCTCGGGGTCAGCCTCTACGTCCTAGGCTTCGCCACGGGACCCATAGTGTGGGCACCCTTCTCAGAGCTCTACGGCCGACGAAAACCTCTTTTGTTGTCTTCTTTTGGATTCTCGATCTTCAACATCGCTGTCGCCGTCGGTAAAGATTCTCAAACGATCTTCATCTGTCGGTTTTTCGGCGGGTTTTGCGGTGCGTGTCCACTTACGGTTGTTGGCGCAGTCTTCGCGGACATGTTCAGCAACCGGCAGCGAGGTCTCGCGATCACAGGTACGTTTGTAGATTGTACCTAACGCATCGGGGATCCGCTCCTCGATGACTTTCGGAGATATGCACTGACAAGGGAGCAGTGTTTTCCATGACCGTGTTCTCCGGACCTCTCTTGGCGCCCTTCATCGGTGGCTTCATACTTGAAAGTTACCTTGGCTGGAGATGGACGGAATATATCACAGCGATCATGGGCTTCCTTGGATTGGTACTCAGTCTGCTCTTCCTCGAGGAGACTTATCCTCCTGTGATTCTTGTCAACAAAGCTGCCGATCTCAGGAGAAGGACGAAGAACTGGGGCATCCACGCCAAGCAGGAGGAGATTGAAGTTGACCTCCGCGAGCTGATCGAGAAGAACCTTTCTCGGCCAATGCGAATGCTATTCACCGAGCCGATTGTGCTGCTCATCTCCATCTACATGGCCTTTATCTACGGTCTACTTTACCTATTCTTGACATTCTACCCGATTGTCTTCCAACAGATCTACGGCATGCGCTGGAGTAGGTGGCCTTCCGTTTTTTTGGCATGATTAGCGGCGAATTGCTAGCTGGCATTACATGATCATCTTGCAGCCAGTCTATAACAGGAAGCTTGCAGCGAACAACAACATGCCGGTCCCTGAGTGGCGCCTTCCACCGGTCATCGTAGGCGGCGTAGCCTTCGGGTTAGGTCAGTATACTGAAGGATACAAGGCATCAGGCAGTGGTCTAGACTATGGTGGAACATTCGAGACACCCCCTGCACAAGCCGCCCCGTTCCACCTTTCGGTCCATGGTCTGAGACACTGCCACTTTCGAGTATGGCTAACACCCTTTTGTTTGTAGGTCTATTCTGGTTTGGCTGGACTAGTTACACCGGTAGCATCCCGTGAGTGATTCCGAAGGGTTGAAGGCATTGTCAAAGACATTGCCACGTGTTGTCTACGCATAGCTAATGTCCTTCTGTTTAGGTGGATCGTCCCAACTCTTTCCGGTCTCTGCACCGGGTTCGGCTTGATGTCCATATTTCTGCAATGTCTGAACTATCTCATCGACGCATACCTGATGTTCGCTGCCTCAGCCATAGCTGCGAATACGTTCCTGCGATCTTTAGCGGGAGCAGTATTCCCCCTCTTTGCCACCCAAATGGTTCAAGGTCTTGGTGTCCAATGGGCCGGTACACTGCTAGGATGCGTGGCTTTGATCTGTGTACCGATGCCAGTGCTATTCTACCTGAAAGGCGCGAAGATTAGGGCAAAGAGTAGATTCGCGCCGACGTTTCCAGTTGCGAGTGCGGCTGCTCAGGATCAGAGCGAGAGTGACCCGGAGAATGAGTGGAAGGGCGAGTAGCAGGGCAAATGTCAGAAAGTCAGCATTTGGTTTTCAGCGAGGCGTTTTGGCGGCATCGAACGAGTGAGCATGGTATAGCATAATCGAAGTCATTCGGGTGTAACAGCTTGAACTTCAAGGCTCGAAAGCGAGAAGATGTCGTCTGACATTTGACTTCGGCGACGGTCCGCCGCCTTCCGCAAAGCATGTTCGTCTGCCGAAGCACCGAACTGCACACATGTATGATCATGGAAGAAGCCTCGTGTAATGTCATCATGGAAACAGCACGTCTCGACAGCTACGTCGTGCTCGCACTGCTTTCTATGCAGCATACCGTCTCTCATACATCTCTATGATTTCTTGCCGCTCAAGATCTCCTCGGCTTCCTTGTTTCGAACTCCTCCGTTCGTCTCGCTTTCTTGCGGCTTCAATACATTGTTGCTCGTGTTGCCAGCACTAATGCTGGTTCTGGCAGATTCCTTCAGCCTCTCGGTATCCTCCTTGCGCAAGTCCTCGCTCTTGTCCTTGTCATCATCATCGTCTCCCAACGAGAAAGGGTCGTTGTCGTCCTCGGGGTGTGGTGCAACGCTAGTCAATGGTTGCCACTTCTTGTCCTTGTCAGACGCCTCTTTTCCAGGCTGGCGGCGCTCAGCTGCATCAACCTCGTCTACAGGGCCGCTTTGCGGAGGCTTAACGCCTGACTTGAAGAGGTCAGGATTAGCCTTGGTCCGACTGCTCGTTCGAGGAGGCTGGGCCGGAGCTGCACAAAAATCAGTATGGGCATCTGCTAGTCTGTATGTGGAACGGTACATACGGCCCTCATCATCCCGGAGCTCCAAACGCTCGAATTCTTCGTGGTCAAACTCGTGTGGATCGGCATCGTAACGCTGTGCTTCAGTGCTTCTTCTCTGCTGCTCGGCAGATCTCCTGATACCATAGAGCTGTTCGCTCTGGCTGGCACCGAAATTCTGTCTGCCCGAAAGACCTGTGTTCTGCCTCGTGTTAGAAGGGGTAGCATCATAAAGATCCTCCTCTTCTTCACCATCAATCTTCTTCTTGAATTGTGTGATCCAGCTGTTCACCCTCTTTTGCGTTTCCAAGAAACCTTGCTGAATGTTCTTGCCGATCTCGGGCAGATCGTCATCAAAGAAGCTACGCTCTCGATCATCGTCGTCGTAGTCCGGACGTTGCTGGTTCGGGCCGCGACGACCAGGCTCGCGTTGGTTGTAGCGGTTCTGGGTCGACTGACCACCACTGCTGTACTGCTCCGCAAGCTGTCTCGCATAAGCCTCATCGGCTTCCAGTTGACTCATGGGCTGGCGTTGGGCGGGCCGTGGTGGTTGTGGAGGAGCTGCCTCCTCTGCATGGAAGTCGGGGTCTGACATGCCTAGCAGCGCGTTGAAGGCTGGCTCTACCTTGCCGCCGCTGGCAGTGAGCACTGCCTTGACGACCTTGGCATCGATGGTGGGGAAAGCCTCAATCAGGGTGTGCTCAGCTTGCTGGTTCGGGGTCAATGGTCGAGGGGGCTTCGTGGGTGGGATCTCTTCGTGGCCTTCCTGGAAGGACACTCTTGGCCTCGGAGACGGTGCTTTGGCTGACGGCTTGGTGGGCGTCTCGTGACCGTGCGGAGAGACGGTGCCCGTCTCTTGCTCGTTGTCGTCCATGTCTATCTCTTCGCGCGTAGTGGCTGACTCCTCGTCCGGCTTGATGGGAGAGACGGGCGATCGATCGGCGGCCATGCTTCGTCCGCTGCGGATCTGCAGGAGCAGGTCTTGGAGATGTGTTGCTGCACTCGGCTCGGCAGTGTTGCGGCGTACGGCTGCGGACCAGCAGGTCGACTGTGAGTTGGAGTGGCGTTCGTCGCGGATGTAAGTAGGACACACGATGGGGCCTTGCACGTGAGAGACGAACCCTGCTGGACTTAGTCATCGTGGCGTGCACGTGTCAGGCGCGTGTGCTCCTCGTCAAGAACAACCACAACCACAATACTGTATCGGTCGACCTGAGTTGTCGGGTCGTTGGCATCAAGTGTTGATGCTAAGAGTCGAATGGCGAGGTGACACGATCTATATACGACAGTCGTCTTCACCAGCGACAGCACTACAAGGCTCCGTCACCATCAGCGTGAGCAGCATCTGATCCTCGACTGACGCTGCAAAGGCAGGAAAGTGAAGTCAGAAGGCACGACTTCAGTATGGCAGACTCCGACTCCTTCATACCGGCGCTCCATCGACCGTCTTCACTTCTGCCGATAGCTCGGCATAAGGACGCTTTACTCTACACAATCGAGCAGAATCCACTCACCATTCTCATCGGACAGACCGGCAGCGGCAAGACGACACAGCTGCCGCAGTATCTGGACGAGGCAGGATGGAGCAAATACGGCAAGCTCATTGCAGTGACACAAGCAAGTATGCCGCTTGCGTGTCTTGTGTCGATAATGGTTGACGGCTTCTTACAGGTTATTTTTAGCCACGACGAGTGGCAGCAACAACGGTTGCGAGGCGCGTAGCAGAGGAGATGCGTTGTCAGATTGGGCAAGAAGTTGGCTACTCAATACGCTTCGAAGACGTGACATCGGCATCAACTAGAATCAAGTTCCTTACCGATGGCTTACTTCTTCGAGAGGCTCTGGTAGATCCGCTGCTCTCGAGGTACAGTGTCATCATGGTTGACGAAGCACACGAGAGGTCTCTGAGCTCCGATATACTACTAGGTATATTGACGAAGATCCGGAAGAAGAGGCCCGAATTGAGAACAGTCATCAGTTCCGCGACTCTACAGGCGCAGCAATTTCTCAACTTCTTTGGGGACAGCGGCGAAGCTGTACATCCGAAAGACGACGAGTCACAGCCTCCAGGTCGAATCATCAGTGTCGAAGGACGTGCCTTCCCAGTCGACCTGCACTACCTTTTGGAGCCATGCGAGGACTACTTGGAGAGAGCTGTCAAGACAGTGTTCGATGTCCACTCTTCTGGACCGGAAGGAGATATCCTGGTGTTCTTGACTGGACGAGAAGAGATCGAGACTATGATCGAGATGATCGCCGACCGTCTGCCATCGCTCGCAGCTGATACAGACAAGATTCTGCCATATCCGCTCTTCGCTGGACTCAGCACAGAACAGCAGATGTATGTTTTCGAGCCTGCACCTGAGAACACCCGGAAGGTCATTTGTGCTACGAATATTGCGGAAGCCAGTGTGACTATCGATGGCATAGCCTATGTCATCGATTCTGGCTTCGTCAAATTGAGAGCATACAATCCGACCACTGGCATCGAGACTTTGACAGCCACTCCTGTCTCGAAGGCATCAGCAACACAACGCGCAGGCCGAGCAGGACGTACTAAGCCAGGCAAGTGCTATCGGTTATACACCGAAGCTGCCTTCACTTCGTTACCAGATGCCACAGTCCCTGAGATACAGCGCTCGAACCTCGCACCGACAATACTCCAGCTGAAGGCTATGGGCATCGACAACATAGCACGATTCAACTTCATCACCCCACCACCAGCAGAACTCATTATGCGCGCCTTGGAGCTTTTATACTCCCTAGGCGCGCTGGACGATTATGCCAAGTTAAGTAAGCCAATTGGATTCCAGATGGCAGAGCTGTCTCTCGAACCAATGCTGGCCAAATGTCTCCTCTCAGCACCAGCATTTAAGTGCTTGTCAGAAATGCTCACCATCGCTGCTATGGTCAGCTTGCAAGGCAATGTGTGGTTCTCGCACGACACCAAGAAAGCAGAAGAGACAGCGCGCAGGAAGTTCGCCGTGGAAGAAGGTGATCACCTGACGCTACTCAACGCTTACCAAGCTTTCATCACCAAGGGCAAAAAGGATTCCAAATGGTGTCAGCAGCATTATCTGAACTTCAAGTCGATGACGCGGGCTGTTAGTATTCGTAATCAGCTTCGGCGCTATCTCGAGCGTCTCGGCATCGATGTCAATGAGTCGCTGGGAGGCAACGATGTGTTGAGAGCTGGCGGAAGGCCGAAAGAGGAGTCAATCCGGCGGTGTTTGACCAGTGGCTTCTTTGCCCACGCTGCTCGCATGATGCCAGATGGCACGTTCAGGACTGTGGACGGAGGGACAGTTCTGCACGCTCACCCCTCGTCGTTGATGTTCAACAGGAAGGCCGATTGGGTCATCTTCACCGAGATCATGGAGACTGGTGATAAGACCTACATTCGCGACGTGACCAAGATTGAGAAGTCGTGGCTATTACAATATGCGCCAGATTTCTATAGGGTGAAGACGTAGATACGACATATCACCATGAGCAGCTTCATCAAGCAGATTTCTTCGTGTGTCGACTCGGTGACATGAGTCAAAGCTCTGAAGCCATTGGCGGACCGGGTCCATTGCTGGTCTCATTCAGAGCCATTCACATCTGGTTGTCTATGTTCACAGGTCTGTCCCCAAGACATTGTCAGACCCTCAAGCAGCGCAATGCCATACCCGCTGACCACCAACGCCCAGCAACGTTATGCAACATCCGTCGCAGTTCTCGATGCTCAAAGACTGCGTCAATGCATTACACTACCGACTCAACGTCGGATTCGTCTACTCTATCCTCTGCACTCTTCTTGTTTTCCTCTTCCATCTCCTTGTATGTCGACCAGGTCAATAGCAGGAATGCAAAAATGATAAGGAGCCCACCAGAGAGTGCGGCAGCCGTCAAGGGGCTGTATAATGGTGGAGGTAGCATCTGGTCGCATAGA contains the following coding sequences:
- a CDS encoding DeSI-like protein sdu1 codes for the protein MPSASGSKPNRTRKSSSITGRSSTALQKTEIIINVYDLLPSGRLSSILWTIGGSLLHSGVVINNKEYAYGGHNKRGVTGVYWTKPRYEPPGGTFRVDILQGFTFHTEREINDIIREVSNEFLGPSYNLLTHNCNHFTSVLCEKLTSKPAPAWLNRAASIGLALPCVVPREWISPPDHDTADGELLEEDEDEDENAGMLESDRRRMREEERRRQYERELQRGEDSSEGNSIAGGKRITSTNHTPPPRLVSLKDSDGHTLPPAERAPIPKKT
- a CDS encoding DNA-directed RNA polymerase III subunit rpc8, yielding MYTLVTLADVVQIQPTDFSKPSMRSIEDFINAKYADKVIHKVGLCVGLHSLISASEGLIGHGTGIVNVNVDFRLIVFRPFRGEIIRATITKADISGITLSADFFEDIHVPLGFMFEDTDWRQDDSGTWAYIWRTDDGEGGSNEFYFDIAETCMVRVEEEMWTDVSPDALRSQTYANDEEEENARRMAPYLIRGSMMHAGLGPTLWWAGEEAAAGEDTAMNGT
- a CDS encoding Multidrug transporter, whose protein sequence is MALNQEDSRIMEAEREPSPERFEVYAGRSNTGTQDVMSPREKVERRETLSRHLTGASISSSGSSSSGQTIEREEMGVSRMATQPDLERHPTALSRIQTGRSQHSATVPLPGSGAGKPYPPALPDREEYVVEFDGPDDPMHAQNWPLKKKLPVAIVPDFVTLTAAFGSSIFSTATTAISQQFGFSREFGILGVSLYVLGFATGPIVWAPFSELYGRRKPLLLSSFGFSIFNIAVAVGKDSQTIFICRFFGGFCGACPLTVVGAVFADMFSNRQRGLAITVFSMTVFSGPLLAPFIGGFILESYLGWRWTEYITAIMGFLGLVLSLLFLEETYPPVILVNKAADLRRRTKNWGIHAKQEEIEVDLRELIEKNLSRPMRMLFTEPIVLLISIYMAFIYGLLYLFLTFYPIVFQQIYGMRWSLFWFGWTSYTGSIPWIVPTLSGLCTGFGLMSIFLQCLNYLIDAYLMFAASAIAANTFLRSLAGAVFPLFATQMVQGLGVQWAGTLLGCVALICVPMPVLFYLKGAKIRAKSRFAPTFPVASAAAQDQSESDPENEWKGE
- a CDS encoding CUE domain-containing protein 5, which produces MAADRSPVSPIKPDEESATTREEIDMDDNEQETGTVSPHGHETPTKPSAKAPSPRPRVSFQEGHEEIPPTKPPRPLTPNQQAEHTLIEAFPTIDAKVVKAVLTASGGKVEPAFNALLGMSDPDFHAEEAAPPQPPRPAQRQPMSQLEADEAYARQLAEQYSSGGQSTQNRYNQREPGRRGPNQQRPDYDDDDRERSFFDDDLPEIGKNIQQGFLETQKRVNSWITQFKKKIDGEEEEDLYDATPSNTRQNTGLSGRQNFGASQSEQLYGIRRSAEQQRRSTEAQRYDADPHEFDHEEFERLELRDDEGPPAQPPRTSSRTKANPDLFKSGVKPPQSGPVDEVDAAERRQPGKEASDKDKKWQPLTSVAPHPEDDNDPFSLGDDDDDKDKSEDLRKEDTERLKESARTSISAGNTSNNVLKPQESETNGGVRNKEAEEILSGKKS
- a CDS encoding putative ATP-dependent RNA helicase DHX35; translated protein: MRCQIGQEVGYSIRFEDVTSASTRIKFLTDGLLLREALVDPLLSRYSVIMVDEAHERSLSSDILLGILTKIRKKRPELRTVISSATLQAQQFLNFFGDSGEAVHPKDDESQPPGRIISVEGRAFPVDLHYLLEPCEDYLERAVKTVFDVHSSGPEGDILVFLTGREEIETMIEMIADRLPSLAADTDKILPYPLFAGLSTEQQMYVFEPAPENTRKVICATNIAEASVTIDGIAYVIDSGFVKLRAYNPTTGIETLTATPVSKASATQRAGRAGRTKPGKCYRLYTEAAFTSLPDATVPEIQRSNLAPTILQLKAMGIDNIARFNFITPPPAELIMRALELLYSLGALDDYAKLSKPIGFQMAELSLEPMLAKCLLSAPAFKCLSEMLTIAAMVSLQGNVWFSHDTKKAEETARRKFAVEEGDHLTLLNAYQAFITKGKKDSKWCQQHYLNFKSMTRAVSIRNQLRRYLERLGIDVNESLGGNDVLRAGGRPKEESIRRCLTSGFFAHAARMMPDGTFRTVDGGTVLHAHPSSLMFNRKADWVIFTEIMETGDKTYIRDVTKIEKSWLLQYAPDFYRVKT